The following are from one region of the Paenalkalicoccus suaedae genome:
- a CDS encoding DUF1146 family protein has protein sequence MIDSIGQQSLFNILISLMVVTVVWWCVQSFRFDLFVKDPDGIKAKGLMIIFTIALSHLVTSFLLNYLNWSTMISDLF, from the coding sequence GTGATTGACTCGATCGGACAGCAATCTTTATTTAACATATTGATCAGCTTGATGGTCGTCACTGTAGTTTGGTGGTGCGTGCAATCATTTCGCTTTGATTTATTTGTGAAGGATCCCGACGGTATAAAAGCGAAAGGTCTGATGATTATCTTTACCATCGCCTTAAGCCATCTCGTCACGAGTTTCTTACTTAACTATTTAAACTGGTCGACTATGATTAGTGATTTGTTTTAA